The nucleotide window TCCCTTCCAGCGGGCGATGCAGTCTGATTTTTACGTCACCCACGCCAGCGAGTGTCAGGCGGTCCTCTTGCAGCTTCCAGCCTGCCACGTCAGGATAGGTGAAGCTGTGATAGCGGCTCGTGCTCTTAAACCGAGGATAGCCGGGCGTCTCACCGGACCTCACGCGTCGGAAGAAGGCGGCAAAGGCTTTATCCAGGCGGCGCAAGACATCCTGCAACACATGCGAGGAAACTTCTCGATAGGCCGGATAGGTGCGCTTCAGGTCAGGCAGTTCATTGATTTGGGTGAAGCAAGAGAGCGAAGCGTGGCGCATCTGATAGAAGGCTTTGCGCTGTTCCAAGCCCGCGTTGTAGAGGTCACGACAGCGCCGCAGGTAAAAGAGCAAGGTCTGTTCCTGCTGCCTGGTTGGGTACAAGCGGTACTTGAATGTCTTCTTAGTCATGCCGCTGCGCCTCAATATAGCGCCGTACTACGTCTTCGCTCATATCGCCCACGCTGCCCACATAAAATGATCTACTCCAGAGATGGCCACCCCAGAGTTCCTGCTTCAGTTCAGGATGCTGCTTGAACAGCATCCGGGCGCTGGCCCCTTTGAGCGTATTGGCGATTTGCGACGGGGCAATCGCAGGTGGGGCAGAAAGGAAGAGATGCACATGGTCAGGTTGAATCGCCAGGCTATGAATCGTCCAGCCATTGGACTGAGCCAGCCGCCGCAGTTCGGTTTCAGCAGCGGCGGCCACTTCTCCGGTTAGAATGGCTTTGCGATATTTGGAACACCATACAAAGTGGTATCCGAGTTTATACGTGGTGTGCTTTGTGCTCTGCTCTTTCATACTTGCTAGGATACCACAGAAGATGATGCCATGTCAACAGCGCAGCAAGGGCCGCCTCACCCACGCCTGAAGACGAGGGTATGCGGCGGCCCGCCCATCAAATCCTGGCGCATGCGAGCGGCTGCCACTTGTAGCGCCGCCTTCCAGGCGGCTGACCGCTAGCCGCCTGGAAGGCGGCGCTACAAGTCGTATTCTGTCTCTTGAACGGTGAGCGGAAGCGCCCGAAGAGGGAGGAACGTAACGCTCGATGGTATACTGGATCGTGGGGGATGAAGCGCCCGTGAGCATTGCAGGGCTTTGCGGCGCTTTGCTGAAGG belongs to Ktedonobacterales bacterium and includes:
- the tnpA gene encoding IS200/IS605 family transposase, producing the protein MKEQSTKHTTYKLGYHFVWCSKYRKAILTGEVAAAAETELRRLAQSNGWTIHSLAIQPDHVHLFLSAPPAIAPSQIANTLKGASARMLFKQHPELKQELWGGHLWSRSFYVGSVGDMSEDVVRRYIEAQRHD